From a region of the Flavobacterium sediminilitoris genome:
- a CDS encoding thioredoxin family protein gives MAQTPSNMLPLGTKAPDFLLPATNFNTNFNFDECRGNKGTLVMFICNHCPFVLHVIDEIVMISNDYRVQGLGIVAISSNDIIKYPQDSPEKMADFALENKIDFPYLFDETQEVAKAYNAACTPDFYLFDNRDQLVYRGQLDDSRPANAIPVSGSDLRNAIDAIIYNRKVVEPQKPSIGCNIKWK, from the coding sequence ATGGCACAAACACCTTCAAACATGTTACCATTAGGAACAAAAGCTCCTGATTTTTTATTACCTGCTACTAATTTTAATACAAATTTTAATTTTGATGAATGTAGAGGAAATAAAGGGACTCTTGTTATGTTTATTTGCAATCACTGCCCGTTTGTACTTCATGTAATTGATGAAATTGTCATGATTTCCAATGATTATCGTGTACAAGGATTAGGAATTGTTGCTATTTCAAGTAATGATATTATAAAATATCCACAAGATTCACCAGAAAAAATGGCTGATTTTGCTTTAGAAAATAAAATAGATTTTCCTTATCTCTTTGATGAAACTCAAGAAGTAGCTAAAGCTTATAATGCTGCCTGCACTCCAGATTTTTATTTGTTTGACAACCGTGATCAATTAGTTTATAGAGGACAGTTAGACGACTCTCGTCCAGCAAATGCAATTCCTGTAAGTGGAAGTGATTTAAGAAATGCTATTGATGCCATTATTTATAACAGAAAAGTAGTTGAACCTCAAAAACCTAGTATTGGTTGCAATATTAAATGGAAGTAA
- a CDS encoding tRNA-binding protein, which produces MKPEITWNDFEKIDIRVGTIIEVNDFPKARKPAYQLQIDFGVEIGIKKSSAQITDHYKKEDLVGKQIIAVVNFPRKQIGNFMSECLVLGLLGETNDVVLLSPNFKVENGQRMA; this is translated from the coding sequence ATGAAACCAGAAATTACTTGGAACGATTTTGAAAAAATAGATATAAGAGTAGGAACAATCATTGAAGTTAACGATTTTCCTAAAGCTAGAAAACCAGCATATCAGTTGCAAATTGATTTTGGAGTCGAAATAGGGATTAAAAAATCATCTGCTCAAATAACAGATCATTATAAGAAAGAAGATTTAGTAGGGAAACAAATTATTGCAGTTGTCAATTTTCCTAGAAAACAAATCGGAAATTTTATGAGCGAATGCTTGGTATTAGGACTATTAGGAGAAACTAATGATGTTGTGTTGCTTTCTCCAAATTTTAAAGTAGAAAATGGTCAAAGAATGGCATAA
- a CDS encoding ABC transporter ATP-binding protein, translating into MKELQYLNKYFAKYKYRFLLGILITIAAQIFSLFTPELIGNSIKAIEKYTQHKDTSIDVIKAALYKNILLILVTTIIAGFFTFLMRQTIIVMSRYIEFDLKNEIFNHYQKLSQSFYKQNRTGDLMNRISEDVGKVRMYVGPAIMYSFNTLIRFTVVIIYMYNISPKLTLYSLLPLPLLSYGIFKISSEIHKKSSLFQQNLSTLSSFAQEMFSGIRVIKAYAIEEHKLNEFSTLTNDSNKKAMSLAKTNSLFGPLMILLIGLSNLVVIYVGGMMYIKGTIPDIGVIAQFILYINMLTWPVASLGWVSSLIQEAEASQKRINEFLKIEPSITNEISTRSEIIGKIEFKNVSFTYDDTNIEALKNINFTVNPGETLAILGNTGSGKSTILSLISRLYDVTDGQILIDEKPIQKVNLNDLRNHIGVVPQDAFLFSDSIKNNIKFGNENASDNEIIDVAKKAVVHHNIEAFTDQYETVLGERGITLSGGQKQRVSIARALIKNAPILLLDDCLSAVDTETEEAILNNLMSFCQNKTTIIVSHRISSAKNADIIIILEQGKIIQKGTHNQLIVEDGYYKELYFKQLSEKENV; encoded by the coding sequence ATGAAAGAACTACAATACTTAAATAAATATTTTGCAAAATATAAATACCGATTTTTACTTGGTATCCTTATAACAATTGCTGCACAAATATTCTCACTATTCACTCCTGAGTTGATAGGTAATTCAATAAAAGCAATTGAAAAATACACACAACATAAAGACACTTCTATTGATGTAATAAAAGCCGCTCTTTATAAAAACATATTACTTATCTTAGTAACTACAATAATTGCTGGTTTTTTTACTTTTTTAATGCGTCAGACTATCATTGTAATGTCGAGATATATTGAATTTGATTTAAAAAACGAAATCTTTAATCATTATCAAAAACTTAGTCAAAGCTTTTACAAGCAAAATCGTACTGGTGATTTAATGAATCGTATTAGTGAAGATGTTGGTAAAGTAAGAATGTATGTTGGTCCCGCAATAATGTATTCATTCAATACATTAATTCGATTTACAGTAGTTATTATATACATGTATAATATTTCACCGAAATTAACACTATATTCATTACTACCATTACCTCTTTTATCATATGGCATTTTTAAAATAAGTTCTGAAATTCATAAAAAGAGTAGTTTGTTTCAACAAAACTTATCCACATTATCTTCTTTTGCACAAGAAATGTTTTCTGGAATAAGAGTGATAAAAGCTTATGCAATTGAAGAACATAAATTAAACGAATTTTCAACACTAACAAATGACAGTAACAAAAAAGCAATGAGTTTAGCCAAAACCAATTCGCTTTTTGGACCTTTAATGATTTTACTTATTGGATTAAGTAATTTAGTGGTAATTTATGTAGGTGGAATGATGTACATTAAAGGCACTATTCCTGACATAGGTGTTATTGCGCAATTTATATTATACATAAATATGCTAACTTGGCCAGTAGCATCATTAGGTTGGGTTTCTTCTTTAATTCAAGAAGCTGAGGCCTCACAAAAAAGAATAAATGAATTTTTAAAAATTGAACCTTCAATTACAAATGAAATAAGCACTAGAAGTGAAATAATAGGTAAGATTGAATTTAAAAATGTTTCTTTCACTTATGATGATACAAATATTGAAGCTTTAAAAAACATTAATTTTACTGTAAATCCTGGAGAAACATTAGCAATACTTGGCAATACTGGTTCAGGAAAATCAACGATTCTTTCCTTAATTAGTCGTTTATACGATGTAACAGATGGACAAATTTTGATTGATGAAAAACCTATTCAAAAAGTAAATCTTAATGATTTAAGAAATCATATTGGAGTTGTACCACAAGATGCTTTTTTATTTTCTGATTCTATAAAGAATAACATAAAATTTGGGAACGAGAATGCTTCTGACAATGAAATAATAGACGTTGCAAAAAAAGCAGTAGTTCACCACAACATAGAAGCTTTTACCGATCAGTATGAAACAGTGTTAGGAGAACGCGGCATAACGCTTTCTGGTGGTCAAAAACAACGTGTTTCTATTGCTCGCGCCTTAATTAAGAATGCTCCTATTTTATTATTAGATGATTGCTTAAGTGCAGTTGATACAGAAACAGAAGAAGCAATTTTAAATAATTTAATGTCTTTTTGTCAAAATAAAACAACAATTATTGTAAGTCACAGAATATCATCTGCAAAAAATGCAGACATAATAATAATATTAGAGCAAGGGAAAATAATACAAAAAGGTACTCACAATCAATTAATAGTTGAAGATGGATATTACAAAGAACTCTATTTTAAACAACTTTCAGAAAAAGAAAATGTATAA
- a CDS encoding PUR family DNA/RNA-binding protein, translating to MRENEMLEKEDIFSKVLRAGRRTYFFDVRATKADDYYITITESKKFTEEDGSYHFKKHKIYLYKEDFVAFKEILDEMTDFVVSQKGEEVISERHQKDFKKEVYNDSDDTTPSTDSFTNVSFDDI from the coding sequence ATGAGAGAAAATGAAATGTTAGAAAAAGAAGATATCTTTTCTAAGGTATTAAGAGCTGGAAGAAGGACTTATTTCTTCGATGTAAGAGCTACAAAGGCTGATGATTATTACATTACCATTACTGAAAGTAAAAAATTTACAGAAGAAGATGGATCTTACCATTTTAAAAAACATAAAATCTATTTATACAAAGAAGATTTTGTGGCTTTTAAAGAAATTTTAGATGAAATGACTGATTTTGTAGTATCTCAAAAGGGAGAAGAAGTAATTTCTGAAAGACATCAAAAAGACTTCAAGAAAGAAGTTTACAACGATTCAGATGATACTACACCATCTACTGATAGTTTCACAAATGTAAGTTTTGACGATATTTAA